One Hypanus sabinus isolate sHypSab1 chromosome 4, sHypSab1.hap1, whole genome shotgun sequence genomic region harbors:
- the si:ch211-161f7.2 gene encoding retinoic acid-induced protein 2 isoform X5 yields MNDNNKACDWCKHIHHTKDNADTSDSESKIQFCSMKCLNQYKMDRFYKEAPSSLPMDVTDSPSPIITNNKLENGVTQLITAEAWNINPTGIMRKALSPLVAVPASSIMTPQTEPPSGVSLKLAATVLQPICLGDNPMVLPIHLQVAGSSTPQVPPSSNAPWVMTNQGAVPLSVLLEQHLIQHLNSPLLLTSPTQSPVNSAQNHILQGAAGSYIQTQPLGQKSSNQAPEYDLTPPLQIPGFPTVLQDFFPPHSIPSVPNVQLGPENMSTGFSSFQHQNLGGLLSPLVPPATLLVPYPVIVPLPVPIPIPIPIPIPMAKDSDLNKQADTQRKTNLSNSTTNRATQTSTEKEQKISECIQHQGAQDYQHTNCKFNAEAEALDLSMKRTFVVKKNEFFCQQIEQDGVLDLSIAAPKKLKESQNISGNASSNPSANLLNEPLSHSSESWSNGVPLLSAQKVEGVLHASTNSCEFSSQHKWVVDQNYNRIRDDSRAGSNTDTLSSTDTTKVIVSVKDAGPAILCGKIKTVVGVSTKNFSYKTDLSQESVLQCYDVKSQLDLRDSKKNNKNRSIKLKKVNSQDFHVLPIKKQRLAAFFARK; encoded by the coding sequence GCCTGCGATTGGTGTAAGCATATTCACCACACTAAAGACAATGCGGATACCAGTGACAGTGAGAGCAAGATACAGTTCTGTAGCATGAAATGCTTAAACCAGTACAAGATGGATCGATTTTACAAAGAAGCTCCATCTAGCCTGCCAATGGATGTTACAGACTCTCCATCCCCTATAATAACAAACAATAAATTGGAGAATGGAGTGACGCAGCTCATTACAGCAGAGGCTTGGAATATCAATCCTACAGGTATCATGAGAAAAGCACTTTCCCCTTTAGTTGCAGTTCCAGCTTCTTCTATAATGACACCACAAACTGAACCTCCTAGTGGAGTGTCACTTAAGTTGGCCGCTACAGTACTCCAACCAATTTGTTTAGGAGATAATCCTATGGTCCTACCAATCCACTTGCAGGTGGCTGGTAGTTCAACGCCACAGGTACCTCCTAGTAGTAATGCTCCTTGGGTGATGACTAATCAAGGTGCAGTGCCACTGTCTGTACTACTGGAGCAGCATTTGATTCAACATTTAAATTCTCCACTTCTGTTGACTTCACCTACCCAGAGTCCTGTGAACTCTGCCCAGAACCACATTCTTCAAGGTGCTGCTGGTTCTTACATTCAGACCCAACCACTGGGCCAGAAATCCTCAAATCAAGCACCAGAGTATGACTTGACACCACCCCTTCAGATCCCTGGTTTTCCTACAGTTCTGCAGGACTTCTTTCCTCCACACAGCATACCATCAGTCCCAAATGTTCAGTTGGGCCCTGAGAATATGTCCACGGGTTTTTCCTCATTTCAGCACCAAAACCTTGGTGGTCTGCTATCTCCATTAGTTCCCCCTGCCACTCTTCTTGTTCCATATCCAGTGATAGTTCCTCTTCCTGTCCCAATACcaattcccatccccattcctatCCCCATGGCCAAGGATTCAGATCTTAACAAACAAGCAGACACGCAGAGGAAAACTAACTTAAGTAATAGCACCACAAACAGAGCAACCCAGACATCAACTGAAAAAGAACAAAAAATCTCAGAGTGTATTCAGCACCAGGGAGCACAAGATTATCAACACACCAATTGCAAGTTCAATGCTGAAGCAGAAGCTCTTGATCTTTCAATGAAAAGAACATTTGTAGTAAAGAAAAATGAGTTTTTTTGTCAACAGATTGAACAGGATGGTGTGTTGGATTTATCAATTGCAGCCCCCAAGAAACTGAAAGAAAGTCAGAACATATCAGGTAATGCTTCTTCTAATCCATCAGCTAATTTGTTGAATGAACCTCTGTCACATTCTAGCGAATCCTGGTCCAATGGAGTGCCACTGTTAAGTGCACAGAAAGTGGAAGGAGTGTTACACGCCTCAACTAATAGCTGTGAGTTTTCTAGCCAGCATAAGTGGGTAGTGGATCAAAATTACAATAGAATTAGAGATGACTCGCGAGCTGGCAGTAATACCGACACCTTGAGCAGCACGGATACTACGAAAGTCATTGTGTCTGTAAAAGATGCCGGCCCAGCTATTCTCTGTGGTAAAATAAAAACGGTTGTTGGAGTATCTACGAAAAACTTTTCCTACAAGACAGATTtatcacaggagtctgtgttgcaGTGTTATGATGTCAAATCACAGCTTgatctcagagacagcaaaaaaaacaataaaaatagaaGCATAAAATTAAAGAAAGTGAACTCGCAGGATTTCCATGTCCTTCCAATAAAAAAACAACGATTAGCTGCTTTTTTTGCAAGGAAGTAA
- the si:ch211-161f7.2 gene encoding retinoic acid-induced protein 2 isoform X4: MEAPGSLDPSVYACDWCKHIHHTKDNADTSDSESKIQFCSMKCLNQYKMDRFYKEAPSSLPMDVTDSPSPIITNNKLENGVTQLITAEAWNINPTGIMRKALSPLVAVPASSIMTPQTEPPSGVSLKLAATVLQPICLGDNPMVLPIHLQVAGSSTPQVPPSSNAPWVMTNQGAVPLSVLLEQHLIQHLNSPLLLTSPTQSPVNSAQNHILQGAAGSYIQTQPLGQKSSNQAPEYDLTPPLQIPGFPTVLQDFFPPHSIPSVPNVQLGPENMSTGFSSFQHQNLGGLLSPLVPPATLLVPYPVIVPLPVPIPIPIPIPIPMAKDSDLNKQADTQRKTNLSNSTTNRATQTSTEKEQKISECIQHQGAQDYQHTNCKFNAEAEALDLSMKRTFVVKKNEFFCQQIEQDGVLDLSIAAPKKLKESQNISGNASSNPSANLLNEPLSHSSESWSNGVPLLSAQKVEGVLHASTNSCEFSSQHKWVVDQNYNRIRDDSRAGSNTDTLSSTDTTKVIVSVKDAGPAILCGKIKTVVGVSTKNFSYKTDLSQESVLQCYDVKSQLDLRDSKKNNKNRSIKLKKVNSQDFHVLPIKKQRLAAFFARK; the protein is encoded by the coding sequence GCCTGCGATTGGTGTAAGCATATTCACCACACTAAAGACAATGCGGATACCAGTGACAGTGAGAGCAAGATACAGTTCTGTAGCATGAAATGCTTAAACCAGTACAAGATGGATCGATTTTACAAAGAAGCTCCATCTAGCCTGCCAATGGATGTTACAGACTCTCCATCCCCTATAATAACAAACAATAAATTGGAGAATGGAGTGACGCAGCTCATTACAGCAGAGGCTTGGAATATCAATCCTACAGGTATCATGAGAAAAGCACTTTCCCCTTTAGTTGCAGTTCCAGCTTCTTCTATAATGACACCACAAACTGAACCTCCTAGTGGAGTGTCACTTAAGTTGGCCGCTACAGTACTCCAACCAATTTGTTTAGGAGATAATCCTATGGTCCTACCAATCCACTTGCAGGTGGCTGGTAGTTCAACGCCACAGGTACCTCCTAGTAGTAATGCTCCTTGGGTGATGACTAATCAAGGTGCAGTGCCACTGTCTGTACTACTGGAGCAGCATTTGATTCAACATTTAAATTCTCCACTTCTGTTGACTTCACCTACCCAGAGTCCTGTGAACTCTGCCCAGAACCACATTCTTCAAGGTGCTGCTGGTTCTTACATTCAGACCCAACCACTGGGCCAGAAATCCTCAAATCAAGCACCAGAGTATGACTTGACACCACCCCTTCAGATCCCTGGTTTTCCTACAGTTCTGCAGGACTTCTTTCCTCCACACAGCATACCATCAGTCCCAAATGTTCAGTTGGGCCCTGAGAATATGTCCACGGGTTTTTCCTCATTTCAGCACCAAAACCTTGGTGGTCTGCTATCTCCATTAGTTCCCCCTGCCACTCTTCTTGTTCCATATCCAGTGATAGTTCCTCTTCCTGTCCCAATACcaattcccatccccattcctatCCCCATGGCCAAGGATTCAGATCTTAACAAACAAGCAGACACGCAGAGGAAAACTAACTTAAGTAATAGCACCACAAACAGAGCAACCCAGACATCAACTGAAAAAGAACAAAAAATCTCAGAGTGTATTCAGCACCAGGGAGCACAAGATTATCAACACACCAATTGCAAGTTCAATGCTGAAGCAGAAGCTCTTGATCTTTCAATGAAAAGAACATTTGTAGTAAAGAAAAATGAGTTTTTTTGTCAACAGATTGAACAGGATGGTGTGTTGGATTTATCAATTGCAGCCCCCAAGAAACTGAAAGAAAGTCAGAACATATCAGGTAATGCTTCTTCTAATCCATCAGCTAATTTGTTGAATGAACCTCTGTCACATTCTAGCGAATCCTGGTCCAATGGAGTGCCACTGTTAAGTGCACAGAAAGTGGAAGGAGTGTTACACGCCTCAACTAATAGCTGTGAGTTTTCTAGCCAGCATAAGTGGGTAGTGGATCAAAATTACAATAGAATTAGAGATGACTCGCGAGCTGGCAGTAATACCGACACCTTGAGCAGCACGGATACTACGAAAGTCATTGTGTCTGTAAAAGATGCCGGCCCAGCTATTCTCTGTGGTAAAATAAAAACGGTTGTTGGAGTATCTACGAAAAACTTTTCCTACAAGACAGATTtatcacaggagtctgtgttgcaGTGTTATGATGTCAAATCACAGCTTgatctcagagacagcaaaaaaaacaataaaaatagaaGCATAAAATTAAAGAAAGTGAACTCGCAGGATTTCCATGTCCTTCCAATAAAAAAACAACGATTAGCTGCTTTTTTTGCAAGGAAGTAA
- the si:ch211-161f7.2 gene encoding retinoic acid-induced protein 2 isoform X6, protein MCSQACDWCKHIHHTKDNADTSDSESKIQFCSMKCLNQYKMDRFYKEAPSSLPMDVTDSPSPIITNNKLENGVTQLITAEAWNINPTGIMRKALSPLVAVPASSIMTPQTEPPSGVSLKLAATVLQPICLGDNPMVLPIHLQVAGSSTPQVPPSSNAPWVMTNQGAVPLSVLLEQHLIQHLNSPLLLTSPTQSPVNSAQNHILQGAAGSYIQTQPLGQKSSNQAPEYDLTPPLQIPGFPTVLQDFFPPHSIPSVPNVQLGPENMSTGFSSFQHQNLGGLLSPLVPPATLLVPYPVIVPLPVPIPIPIPIPIPMAKDSDLNKQADTQRKTNLSNSTTNRATQTSTEKEQKISECIQHQGAQDYQHTNCKFNAEAEALDLSMKRTFVVKKNEFFCQQIEQDGVLDLSIAAPKKLKESQNISGNASSNPSANLLNEPLSHSSESWSNGVPLLSAQKVEGVLHASTNSCEFSSQHKWVVDQNYNRIRDDSRAGSNTDTLSSTDTTKVIVSVKDAGPAILCGKIKTVVGVSTKNFSYKTDLSQESVLQCYDVKSQLDLRDSKKNNKNRSIKLKKVNSQDFHVLPIKKQRLAAFFARK, encoded by the coding sequence GCCTGCGATTGGTGTAAGCATATTCACCACACTAAAGACAATGCGGATACCAGTGACAGTGAGAGCAAGATACAGTTCTGTAGCATGAAATGCTTAAACCAGTACAAGATGGATCGATTTTACAAAGAAGCTCCATCTAGCCTGCCAATGGATGTTACAGACTCTCCATCCCCTATAATAACAAACAATAAATTGGAGAATGGAGTGACGCAGCTCATTACAGCAGAGGCTTGGAATATCAATCCTACAGGTATCATGAGAAAAGCACTTTCCCCTTTAGTTGCAGTTCCAGCTTCTTCTATAATGACACCACAAACTGAACCTCCTAGTGGAGTGTCACTTAAGTTGGCCGCTACAGTACTCCAACCAATTTGTTTAGGAGATAATCCTATGGTCCTACCAATCCACTTGCAGGTGGCTGGTAGTTCAACGCCACAGGTACCTCCTAGTAGTAATGCTCCTTGGGTGATGACTAATCAAGGTGCAGTGCCACTGTCTGTACTACTGGAGCAGCATTTGATTCAACATTTAAATTCTCCACTTCTGTTGACTTCACCTACCCAGAGTCCTGTGAACTCTGCCCAGAACCACATTCTTCAAGGTGCTGCTGGTTCTTACATTCAGACCCAACCACTGGGCCAGAAATCCTCAAATCAAGCACCAGAGTATGACTTGACACCACCCCTTCAGATCCCTGGTTTTCCTACAGTTCTGCAGGACTTCTTTCCTCCACACAGCATACCATCAGTCCCAAATGTTCAGTTGGGCCCTGAGAATATGTCCACGGGTTTTTCCTCATTTCAGCACCAAAACCTTGGTGGTCTGCTATCTCCATTAGTTCCCCCTGCCACTCTTCTTGTTCCATATCCAGTGATAGTTCCTCTTCCTGTCCCAATACcaattcccatccccattcctatCCCCATGGCCAAGGATTCAGATCTTAACAAACAAGCAGACACGCAGAGGAAAACTAACTTAAGTAATAGCACCACAAACAGAGCAACCCAGACATCAACTGAAAAAGAACAAAAAATCTCAGAGTGTATTCAGCACCAGGGAGCACAAGATTATCAACACACCAATTGCAAGTTCAATGCTGAAGCAGAAGCTCTTGATCTTTCAATGAAAAGAACATTTGTAGTAAAGAAAAATGAGTTTTTTTGTCAACAGATTGAACAGGATGGTGTGTTGGATTTATCAATTGCAGCCCCCAAGAAACTGAAAGAAAGTCAGAACATATCAGGTAATGCTTCTTCTAATCCATCAGCTAATTTGTTGAATGAACCTCTGTCACATTCTAGCGAATCCTGGTCCAATGGAGTGCCACTGTTAAGTGCACAGAAAGTGGAAGGAGTGTTACACGCCTCAACTAATAGCTGTGAGTTTTCTAGCCAGCATAAGTGGGTAGTGGATCAAAATTACAATAGAATTAGAGATGACTCGCGAGCTGGCAGTAATACCGACACCTTGAGCAGCACGGATACTACGAAAGTCATTGTGTCTGTAAAAGATGCCGGCCCAGCTATTCTCTGTGGTAAAATAAAAACGGTTGTTGGAGTATCTACGAAAAACTTTTCCTACAAGACAGATTtatcacaggagtctgtgttgcaGTGTTATGATGTCAAATCACAGCTTgatctcagagacagcaaaaaaaacaataaaaatagaaGCATAAAATTAAAGAAAGTGAACTCGCAGGATTTCCATGTCCTTCCAATAAAAAAACAACGATTAGCTGCTTTTTTTGCAAGGAAGTAA
- the si:ch211-161f7.2 gene encoding retinoic acid-induced protein 2 isoform X2, with protein MEGFQDLKLSSNSIVLVQVKGNAFFDACDWCKHIHHTKDNADTSDSESKIQFCSMKCLNQYKMDRFYKEAPSSLPMDVTDSPSPIITNNKLENGVTQLITAEAWNINPTGIMRKALSPLVAVPASSIMTPQTEPPSGVSLKLAATVLQPICLGDNPMVLPIHLQVAGSSTPQVPPSSNAPWVMTNQGAVPLSVLLEQHLIQHLNSPLLLTSPTQSPVNSAQNHILQGAAGSYIQTQPLGQKSSNQAPEYDLTPPLQIPGFPTVLQDFFPPHSIPSVPNVQLGPENMSTGFSSFQHQNLGGLLSPLVPPATLLVPYPVIVPLPVPIPIPIPIPIPMAKDSDLNKQADTQRKTNLSNSTTNRATQTSTEKEQKISECIQHQGAQDYQHTNCKFNAEAEALDLSMKRTFVVKKNEFFCQQIEQDGVLDLSIAAPKKLKESQNISGNASSNPSANLLNEPLSHSSESWSNGVPLLSAQKVEGVLHASTNSCEFSSQHKWVVDQNYNRIRDDSRAGSNTDTLSSTDTTKVIVSVKDAGPAILCGKIKTVVGVSTKNFSYKTDLSQESVLQCYDVKSQLDLRDSKKNNKNRSIKLKKVNSQDFHVLPIKKQRLAAFFARK; from the coding sequence GCCTGCGATTGGTGTAAGCATATTCACCACACTAAAGACAATGCGGATACCAGTGACAGTGAGAGCAAGATACAGTTCTGTAGCATGAAATGCTTAAACCAGTACAAGATGGATCGATTTTACAAAGAAGCTCCATCTAGCCTGCCAATGGATGTTACAGACTCTCCATCCCCTATAATAACAAACAATAAATTGGAGAATGGAGTGACGCAGCTCATTACAGCAGAGGCTTGGAATATCAATCCTACAGGTATCATGAGAAAAGCACTTTCCCCTTTAGTTGCAGTTCCAGCTTCTTCTATAATGACACCACAAACTGAACCTCCTAGTGGAGTGTCACTTAAGTTGGCCGCTACAGTACTCCAACCAATTTGTTTAGGAGATAATCCTATGGTCCTACCAATCCACTTGCAGGTGGCTGGTAGTTCAACGCCACAGGTACCTCCTAGTAGTAATGCTCCTTGGGTGATGACTAATCAAGGTGCAGTGCCACTGTCTGTACTACTGGAGCAGCATTTGATTCAACATTTAAATTCTCCACTTCTGTTGACTTCACCTACCCAGAGTCCTGTGAACTCTGCCCAGAACCACATTCTTCAAGGTGCTGCTGGTTCTTACATTCAGACCCAACCACTGGGCCAGAAATCCTCAAATCAAGCACCAGAGTATGACTTGACACCACCCCTTCAGATCCCTGGTTTTCCTACAGTTCTGCAGGACTTCTTTCCTCCACACAGCATACCATCAGTCCCAAATGTTCAGTTGGGCCCTGAGAATATGTCCACGGGTTTTTCCTCATTTCAGCACCAAAACCTTGGTGGTCTGCTATCTCCATTAGTTCCCCCTGCCACTCTTCTTGTTCCATATCCAGTGATAGTTCCTCTTCCTGTCCCAATACcaattcccatccccattcctatCCCCATGGCCAAGGATTCAGATCTTAACAAACAAGCAGACACGCAGAGGAAAACTAACTTAAGTAATAGCACCACAAACAGAGCAACCCAGACATCAACTGAAAAAGAACAAAAAATCTCAGAGTGTATTCAGCACCAGGGAGCACAAGATTATCAACACACCAATTGCAAGTTCAATGCTGAAGCAGAAGCTCTTGATCTTTCAATGAAAAGAACATTTGTAGTAAAGAAAAATGAGTTTTTTTGTCAACAGATTGAACAGGATGGTGTGTTGGATTTATCAATTGCAGCCCCCAAGAAACTGAAAGAAAGTCAGAACATATCAGGTAATGCTTCTTCTAATCCATCAGCTAATTTGTTGAATGAACCTCTGTCACATTCTAGCGAATCCTGGTCCAATGGAGTGCCACTGTTAAGTGCACAGAAAGTGGAAGGAGTGTTACACGCCTCAACTAATAGCTGTGAGTTTTCTAGCCAGCATAAGTGGGTAGTGGATCAAAATTACAATAGAATTAGAGATGACTCGCGAGCTGGCAGTAATACCGACACCTTGAGCAGCACGGATACTACGAAAGTCATTGTGTCTGTAAAAGATGCCGGCCCAGCTATTCTCTGTGGTAAAATAAAAACGGTTGTTGGAGTATCTACGAAAAACTTTTCCTACAAGACAGATTtatcacaggagtctgtgttgcaGTGTTATGATGTCAAATCACAGCTTgatctcagagacagcaaaaaaaacaataaaaatagaaGCATAAAATTAAAGAAAGTGAACTCGCAGGATTTCCATGTCCTTCCAATAAAAAAACAACGATTAGCTGCTTTTTTTGCAAGGAAGTAA
- the si:ch211-161f7.2 gene encoding retinoic acid-induced protein 2 isoform X3, translated as MTPGTKLMPAQSTGWWLACDWCKHIHHTKDNADTSDSESKIQFCSMKCLNQYKMDRFYKEAPSSLPMDVTDSPSPIITNNKLENGVTQLITAEAWNINPTGIMRKALSPLVAVPASSIMTPQTEPPSGVSLKLAATVLQPICLGDNPMVLPIHLQVAGSSTPQVPPSSNAPWVMTNQGAVPLSVLLEQHLIQHLNSPLLLTSPTQSPVNSAQNHILQGAAGSYIQTQPLGQKSSNQAPEYDLTPPLQIPGFPTVLQDFFPPHSIPSVPNVQLGPENMSTGFSSFQHQNLGGLLSPLVPPATLLVPYPVIVPLPVPIPIPIPIPIPMAKDSDLNKQADTQRKTNLSNSTTNRATQTSTEKEQKISECIQHQGAQDYQHTNCKFNAEAEALDLSMKRTFVVKKNEFFCQQIEQDGVLDLSIAAPKKLKESQNISGNASSNPSANLLNEPLSHSSESWSNGVPLLSAQKVEGVLHASTNSCEFSSQHKWVVDQNYNRIRDDSRAGSNTDTLSSTDTTKVIVSVKDAGPAILCGKIKTVVGVSTKNFSYKTDLSQESVLQCYDVKSQLDLRDSKKNNKNRSIKLKKVNSQDFHVLPIKKQRLAAFFARK; from the coding sequence GCCTGCGATTGGTGTAAGCATATTCACCACACTAAAGACAATGCGGATACCAGTGACAGTGAGAGCAAGATACAGTTCTGTAGCATGAAATGCTTAAACCAGTACAAGATGGATCGATTTTACAAAGAAGCTCCATCTAGCCTGCCAATGGATGTTACAGACTCTCCATCCCCTATAATAACAAACAATAAATTGGAGAATGGAGTGACGCAGCTCATTACAGCAGAGGCTTGGAATATCAATCCTACAGGTATCATGAGAAAAGCACTTTCCCCTTTAGTTGCAGTTCCAGCTTCTTCTATAATGACACCACAAACTGAACCTCCTAGTGGAGTGTCACTTAAGTTGGCCGCTACAGTACTCCAACCAATTTGTTTAGGAGATAATCCTATGGTCCTACCAATCCACTTGCAGGTGGCTGGTAGTTCAACGCCACAGGTACCTCCTAGTAGTAATGCTCCTTGGGTGATGACTAATCAAGGTGCAGTGCCACTGTCTGTACTACTGGAGCAGCATTTGATTCAACATTTAAATTCTCCACTTCTGTTGACTTCACCTACCCAGAGTCCTGTGAACTCTGCCCAGAACCACATTCTTCAAGGTGCTGCTGGTTCTTACATTCAGACCCAACCACTGGGCCAGAAATCCTCAAATCAAGCACCAGAGTATGACTTGACACCACCCCTTCAGATCCCTGGTTTTCCTACAGTTCTGCAGGACTTCTTTCCTCCACACAGCATACCATCAGTCCCAAATGTTCAGTTGGGCCCTGAGAATATGTCCACGGGTTTTTCCTCATTTCAGCACCAAAACCTTGGTGGTCTGCTATCTCCATTAGTTCCCCCTGCCACTCTTCTTGTTCCATATCCAGTGATAGTTCCTCTTCCTGTCCCAATACcaattcccatccccattcctatCCCCATGGCCAAGGATTCAGATCTTAACAAACAAGCAGACACGCAGAGGAAAACTAACTTAAGTAATAGCACCACAAACAGAGCAACCCAGACATCAACTGAAAAAGAACAAAAAATCTCAGAGTGTATTCAGCACCAGGGAGCACAAGATTATCAACACACCAATTGCAAGTTCAATGCTGAAGCAGAAGCTCTTGATCTTTCAATGAAAAGAACATTTGTAGTAAAGAAAAATGAGTTTTTTTGTCAACAGATTGAACAGGATGGTGTGTTGGATTTATCAATTGCAGCCCCCAAGAAACTGAAAGAAAGTCAGAACATATCAGGTAATGCTTCTTCTAATCCATCAGCTAATTTGTTGAATGAACCTCTGTCACATTCTAGCGAATCCTGGTCCAATGGAGTGCCACTGTTAAGTGCACAGAAAGTGGAAGGAGTGTTACACGCCTCAACTAATAGCTGTGAGTTTTCTAGCCAGCATAAGTGGGTAGTGGATCAAAATTACAATAGAATTAGAGATGACTCGCGAGCTGGCAGTAATACCGACACCTTGAGCAGCACGGATACTACGAAAGTCATTGTGTCTGTAAAAGATGCCGGCCCAGCTATTCTCTGTGGTAAAATAAAAACGGTTGTTGGAGTATCTACGAAAAACTTTTCCTACAAGACAGATTtatcacaggagtctgtgttgcaGTGTTATGATGTCAAATCACAGCTTgatctcagagacagcaaaaaaaacaataaaaatagaaGCATAAAATTAAAGAAAGTGAACTCGCAGGATTTCCATGTCCTTCCAATAAAAAAACAACGATTAGCTGCTTTTTTTGCAAGGAAGTAA
- the si:ch211-161f7.2 gene encoding retinoic acid-induced protein 2 isoform X1, protein MYELETEVNLLCAQAWMVCAGQCTSPPETTACDWCKHIHHTKDNADTSDSESKIQFCSMKCLNQYKMDRFYKEAPSSLPMDVTDSPSPIITNNKLENGVTQLITAEAWNINPTGIMRKALSPLVAVPASSIMTPQTEPPSGVSLKLAATVLQPICLGDNPMVLPIHLQVAGSSTPQVPPSSNAPWVMTNQGAVPLSVLLEQHLIQHLNSPLLLTSPTQSPVNSAQNHILQGAAGSYIQTQPLGQKSSNQAPEYDLTPPLQIPGFPTVLQDFFPPHSIPSVPNVQLGPENMSTGFSSFQHQNLGGLLSPLVPPATLLVPYPVIVPLPVPIPIPIPIPIPMAKDSDLNKQADTQRKTNLSNSTTNRATQTSTEKEQKISECIQHQGAQDYQHTNCKFNAEAEALDLSMKRTFVVKKNEFFCQQIEQDGVLDLSIAAPKKLKESQNISGNASSNPSANLLNEPLSHSSESWSNGVPLLSAQKVEGVLHASTNSCEFSSQHKWVVDQNYNRIRDDSRAGSNTDTLSSTDTTKVIVSVKDAGPAILCGKIKTVVGVSTKNFSYKTDLSQESVLQCYDVKSQLDLRDSKKNNKNRSIKLKKVNSQDFHVLPIKKQRLAAFFARK, encoded by the coding sequence GCCTGCGATTGGTGTAAGCATATTCACCACACTAAAGACAATGCGGATACCAGTGACAGTGAGAGCAAGATACAGTTCTGTAGCATGAAATGCTTAAACCAGTACAAGATGGATCGATTTTACAAAGAAGCTCCATCTAGCCTGCCAATGGATGTTACAGACTCTCCATCCCCTATAATAACAAACAATAAATTGGAGAATGGAGTGACGCAGCTCATTACAGCAGAGGCTTGGAATATCAATCCTACAGGTATCATGAGAAAAGCACTTTCCCCTTTAGTTGCAGTTCCAGCTTCTTCTATAATGACACCACAAACTGAACCTCCTAGTGGAGTGTCACTTAAGTTGGCCGCTACAGTACTCCAACCAATTTGTTTAGGAGATAATCCTATGGTCCTACCAATCCACTTGCAGGTGGCTGGTAGTTCAACGCCACAGGTACCTCCTAGTAGTAATGCTCCTTGGGTGATGACTAATCAAGGTGCAGTGCCACTGTCTGTACTACTGGAGCAGCATTTGATTCAACATTTAAATTCTCCACTTCTGTTGACTTCACCTACCCAGAGTCCTGTGAACTCTGCCCAGAACCACATTCTTCAAGGTGCTGCTGGTTCTTACATTCAGACCCAACCACTGGGCCAGAAATCCTCAAATCAAGCACCAGAGTATGACTTGACACCACCCCTTCAGATCCCTGGTTTTCCTACAGTTCTGCAGGACTTCTTTCCTCCACACAGCATACCATCAGTCCCAAATGTTCAGTTGGGCCCTGAGAATATGTCCACGGGTTTTTCCTCATTTCAGCACCAAAACCTTGGTGGTCTGCTATCTCCATTAGTTCCCCCTGCCACTCTTCTTGTTCCATATCCAGTGATAGTTCCTCTTCCTGTCCCAATACcaattcccatccccattcctatCCCCATGGCCAAGGATTCAGATCTTAACAAACAAGCAGACACGCAGAGGAAAACTAACTTAAGTAATAGCACCACAAACAGAGCAACCCAGACATCAACTGAAAAAGAACAAAAAATCTCAGAGTGTATTCAGCACCAGGGAGCACAAGATTATCAACACACCAATTGCAAGTTCAATGCTGAAGCAGAAGCTCTTGATCTTTCAATGAAAAGAACATTTGTAGTAAAGAAAAATGAGTTTTTTTGTCAACAGATTGAACAGGATGGTGTGTTGGATTTATCAATTGCAGCCCCCAAGAAACTGAAAGAAAGTCAGAACATATCAGGTAATGCTTCTTCTAATCCATCAGCTAATTTGTTGAATGAACCTCTGTCACATTCTAGCGAATCCTGGTCCAATGGAGTGCCACTGTTAAGTGCACAGAAAGTGGAAGGAGTGTTACACGCCTCAACTAATAGCTGTGAGTTTTCTAGCCAGCATAAGTGGGTAGTGGATCAAAATTACAATAGAATTAGAGATGACTCGCGAGCTGGCAGTAATACCGACACCTTGAGCAGCACGGATACTACGAAAGTCATTGTGTCTGTAAAAGATGCCGGCCCAGCTATTCTCTGTGGTAAAATAAAAACGGTTGTTGGAGTATCTACGAAAAACTTTTCCTACAAGACAGATTtatcacaggagtctgtgttgcaGTGTTATGATGTCAAATCACAGCTTgatctcagagacagcaaaaaaaacaataaaaatagaaGCATAAAATTAAAGAAAGTGAACTCGCAGGATTTCCATGTCCTTCCAATAAAAAAACAACGATTAGCTGCTTTTTTTGCAAGGAAGTAA